The following proteins are encoded in a genomic region of Gossypium hirsutum isolate 1008001.06 chromosome D05, Gossypium_hirsutum_v2.1, whole genome shotgun sequence:
- the LOC121216806 gene encoding pollen allergen Sal k 5.0101 translates to MANIPIIALFCFTIFVSSSLNFVYGAENMSYVVVGHVYCDTCRVEFETKLSEPIAGAVVKLECRNRTDNHLTFQSQEIVTDERGDYHIVVEGDYEESDCDVALVRSPNPDCNDPSEMWRISRVVLTTLDGVSGELRFANNLGFKRKVALPQCTQVLQEIGYYELSQEAGDIAPWSEL, encoded by the exons ATGGCAAATATTCCCATAATCGCTCTTTTCTGCTTCACCATTTTTGTTTCGTCCTCACTCAATTTCGTCTATGGGGCTGAAAATATGAGCTACGTCGTCGTAGGCCATGTTTACTGTGACACTTGCCGTGTTGAGTTTGAGACCAAACTCAGCGAACCCATCGCTG GAGCAGTAGTGAAACTGGAATGCAGGAATCGTACAGACAATCACCTTACCTTCCAGAGCCAAGAAATAGTGACTGACGAACGTGGAGACTATCACATTGTAGTGGAAGGCGATTATGAGGAATCAGACTGCGACGTCGCCTTGGTGAGGAGTCCCAACCCGGATTGCAATGATCCCTCCGAAATGTGGAGGATATCCAGGGTGGTTCTCACCACACTTGACGGCGTCAGCGGTGAACTTCGGTTTGCCAACAATCTTGGGTTTAAGAGGAAGGTTGCTCTTCCTCAGTGTACTCAAGTTCTTCAAGAGATAGGCTATTATGAGCTTAGCCAAGAAGCTGGAGACATTGCCCCTTGGTCAGAACtataa